The following proteins come from a genomic window of Flavobacteriaceae bacterium MAR_2010_188:
- a CDS encoding tRNA modification GTPase trmE yields the protein MLNKDTIIAVATASGNGAIAVIRISGPDAITLVSQYFSALSGLNMKNAQSHTVHLGNIKVENRVLDQALVTVFKNPKSYTGEDVVEISCHGSHYIQQQILNLFLSNGCRMAKAGEFTLRAFLNGKMDLSQAEAVADLIASDNAASHQIAMQQMRGGFSSEISKLRQELLNFASLIELELDFAEEDIAFADRKEFSALIERIIMVLKGLIDSFAVGNVLKNGIPVAIIGEPNVGKSTLLNALLNEERAIVSEVAGTTRDSIEDEISIGGIGFRFIDTAGIRETEDIVESIGIKKTFEKIGQAQLVLFVISSKSLKEGNFDTKKLISEVSKIHEKFPDKKLLIVANKADQLSEDERIKLKTALNSIGNAENLFLSAKTKEGLEELKNRLGDFVNTGALRNNNTIVTNSRHFDALQKALQEIYEVRSGLDENKSGDLLAIDIRQALFHFGEITGEISNDELLGNIFANFCIGK from the coding sequence ATGCTAAACAAGGACACAATTATTGCCGTAGCAACAGCTTCTGGAAATGGAGCGATTGCCGTAATCAGGATTTCTGGTCCAGATGCAATCACTTTGGTTTCTCAATACTTCTCTGCTCTTTCTGGCTTAAATATGAAAAATGCCCAGAGCCACACGGTGCATTTAGGAAATATTAAAGTTGAAAATCGGGTTCTTGATCAGGCTTTGGTTACGGTGTTTAAAAATCCAAAATCGTATACGGGTGAAGATGTGGTTGAAATTTCTTGCCATGGAAGTCATTATATTCAACAGCAAATTTTGAATCTTTTCTTAAGCAATGGCTGCCGAATGGCGAAAGCTGGTGAATTTACCCTTAGAGCGTTCTTAAATGGAAAAATGGATCTGAGCCAGGCGGAAGCTGTGGCCGATTTAATAGCAAGTGATAATGCGGCTTCTCACCAAATCGCCATGCAGCAGATGAGGGGAGGATTTTCTTCTGAAATTTCAAAATTACGGCAAGAACTTTTAAACTTCGCTTCATTGATTGAGCTAGAACTCGATTTTGCCGAGGAAGATATAGCATTTGCAGATAGAAAGGAATTTTCAGCTCTAATTGAAAGAATCATTATGGTCCTAAAGGGATTGATTGATTCTTTTGCAGTCGGTAATGTTCTAAAAAATGGAATTCCGGTGGCGATTATTGGCGAGCCAAATGTGGGGAAATCAACACTATTAAACGCCTTGTTAAATGAAGAACGCGCCATTGTCTCAGAGGTCGCAGGAACAACAAGGGATTCTATTGAAGATGAAATCTCCATCGGAGGGATTGGTTTCAGGTTTATCGATACTGCAGGAATAAGAGAAACCGAAGACATTGTTGAGTCCATTGGGATAAAGAAAACCTTTGAAAAGATTGGGCAAGCACAGCTGGTTCTTTTTGTAATTAGCAGCAAGAGTTTAAAAGAAGGTAATTTCGATACTAAAAAACTTATATCTGAAGTATCCAAGATTCACGAAAAATTTCCCGATAAAAAATTATTGATTGTTGCCAATAAAGCCGACCAGCTTTCTGAAGATGAAAGAATTAAATTGAAAACTGCTTTAAATTCAATCGGCAATGCAGAAAACTTATTCCTTTCTGCCAAAACTAAAGAAGGATTGGAAGAATTAAAAAATCGCCTTGGGGATTTTGTAAATACCGGTGCACTTCGAAATAATAATACTATCGTAACTAACAGTCGCCATTTTGATGCATTGCAAAAAGCATTACAAGAAATTTACGAAGTCCGTTCTGGATTGGACGAAAACAAATCTGGTGATCTTCTCGCAATCGATATCCGGCAGGCACTCTTTCATTTTGGCGAAATAACCGGGGAAATCAGCAATGATGAGTTGCTAGGCAACATATTTGCTAATTTCTGTATCGGGAAATAA
- a CDS encoding CHC2 zinc finger: protein MKRKINCETARDFPIEKALAKLGHFPEKTAEKEAWFMSPFRSETQASFKVSKTKNRWYDHGEGVGGNVIDLVCKILKCPVEEALEFLKESVPINPITKNEFLNEKDLGIVVTGVKKITHPALTQYLKSRCIPLQIAHTYCKEVWYTYKNANFFAIGLRNDKGGWELRNKIFKNSCSPKSYTHIKRKKSQLIILEGMFDLLSSAIMNEPLMNISDVMVLNSISFIKNIEIQIPNYESVHLFLDCDNAGRNATRYLKTKYSHVIDKSSLYKNHKDLNEFLCYERKEFH, encoded by the coding sequence ATGAAAAGAAAAATAAATTGTGAAACAGCCAGAGATTTTCCCATCGAAAAAGCGCTGGCAAAACTCGGGCACTTTCCCGAAAAGACAGCGGAAAAAGAAGCTTGGTTTATGAGTCCTTTCAGGTCAGAAACCCAAGCCTCTTTTAAGGTTTCCAAAACAAAAAACCGATGGTACGACCATGGCGAAGGTGTAGGAGGAAACGTGATAGATTTGGTCTGTAAGATTTTGAAATGTCCAGTTGAAGAAGCTTTGGAGTTCCTGAAGGAAAGTGTACCAATAAATCCCATAACGAAAAACGAGTTTTTAAATGAGAAAGATTTAGGTATTGTTGTCACAGGCGTTAAGAAGATTACACATCCTGCATTGACCCAATATCTTAAAAGTAGATGTATTCCATTGCAAATTGCTCATACCTATTGTAAGGAAGTCTGGTACACTTATAAAAACGCCAATTTTTTTGCAATTGGTTTAAGGAACGACAAAGGTGGCTGGGAACTGCGAAACAAGATTTTTAAAAATAGTTGCAGCCCAAAATCTTACACACATATCAAAAGAAAAAAGAGTCAATTAATCATCTTGGAAGGGATGTTCGATTTATTATCCTCGGCAATTATGAATGAACCTTTAATGAACATTTCAGATGTAATGGTTTTGAATTCGATTTCATTTATAAAAAATATTGAGATACAAATTCCAAATTATGAATCTGTTCATCTCTTTTTGGATTGTGATAATGCCGGACGAAATGCCACACGGTATTTAAAAACAAAATACAGTCATGTTATTGATAAAAGTAGCCTCTATAAAAATCATAAAGACTTAAACGAATTTTTGTGCTATGAGAGAAAAGAATTTCATTAA
- a CDS encoding phosphomannomutase produces MTLIKSISGIRGTIGGKQGDNLTPIDAVKFASAYGAWIKDYRKKDSHKIVVGRDARISGEMIQNLVMNTLVGMGIHVVDIGLSTTPTVEIAVPMEQADGGIILTASHNPKQWNALKLLNEKGEFLDAKAGAEILEIAESGNIDFSEVDNLGKITKNQAYIDIHIDEVLNLDLVNVSAIEKGNFKVVVDGVNSTGGIAIPLLLDRLGVHTVKLFCEPNGHFPHNPEPLKEHLGDLAKEIVKEKADFGIVVDPDVDRLAFMDENGEMFGEEYTLVACADYVLSKTGGNTASNMSSTRALRDITEKHGGKYVASAVGEVNVVNAMKENQSVIGGEGNGGIIYPKSHYGRDALVGVALFLSLLAEKRMKVSELRASYPNYFMSKKKIELTPQIDVDHILIEMEKKFSNEKINTIDGVKIDFEDSWVHLRKSNTEPIIRVYTEAPSQIEADELAERIIGEIRSFI; encoded by the coding sequence ATGACACTTATAAAGTCAATTTCAGGTATTCGAGGTACGATAGGAGGCAAGCAGGGAGACAATCTAACCCCAATTGATGCGGTAAAGTTTGCATCTGCTTACGGAGCATGGATTAAGGATTACCGAAAAAAGGATAGTCACAAAATTGTTGTTGGTCGTGATGCGCGGATTTCTGGTGAAATGATTCAGAATTTGGTGATGAATACATTAGTGGGAATGGGAATTCACGTGGTTGATATAGGACTCTCTACTACACCCACTGTAGAAATTGCTGTCCCAATGGAACAAGCCGATGGTGGTATTATATTAACTGCTAGCCATAATCCTAAGCAATGGAACGCCTTGAAACTATTGAACGAAAAAGGCGAATTTCTCGATGCTAAAGCGGGTGCTGAAATATTAGAAATTGCCGAGTCAGGTAACATCGATTTTTCTGAAGTTGACAATCTCGGGAAAATTACTAAGAATCAGGCTTATATCGATATTCATATTGATGAAGTTTTAAATTTGGATTTGGTGAATGTTTCGGCCATCGAAAAAGGAAACTTTAAGGTTGTTGTAGATGGGGTAAACTCCACCGGTGGTATTGCAATCCCACTTTTGTTAGACCGACTCGGAGTACATACTGTAAAATTATTTTGCGAACCTAACGGACATTTTCCTCATAATCCTGAACCTCTAAAAGAACATTTGGGAGATTTGGCCAAAGAAATTGTTAAAGAAAAAGCTGATTTCGGAATCGTAGTAGATCCAGACGTAGACCGTTTGGCCTTTATGGACGAAAATGGCGAAATGTTTGGCGAAGAATACACCTTGGTAGCCTGTGCAGATTATGTGCTTTCCAAAACTGGCGGGAATACTGCAAGTAATATGAGCTCTACCAGAGCGCTTCGAGATATCACTGAGAAGCACGGTGGTAAATATGTGGCGAGTGCGGTAGGCGAAGTGAATGTCGTTAATGCGATGAAAGAAAATCAATCGGTTATTGGCGGTGAAGGAAACGGCGGAATCATCTATCCAAAATCACATTATGGACGTGATGCTTTGGTTGGAGTTGCGTTGTTTTTAAGTTTATTGGCAGAGAAGAGGATGAAAGTCAGCGAACTCAGGGCAAGCTATCCAAACTATTTTATGAGTAAGAAAAAAATTGAATTGACTCCTCAAATCGATGTGGACCATATCTTGATTGAAATGGAAAAGAAATTTTCAAATGAAAAAATAAATACCATTGATGGAGTGAAAATTGATTTTGAAGATAGCTGGGTGCATCTTAGAAAAAGTAATACGGAACCAATCATCAGGGTTTATACGGAAGCACCATCACAAATTGAAGCTGATGAGTTAGCAGAAAGAATTATCGGGGAGATTCGCAGTTTTATTTAG
- a CDS encoding Rhomboid family protein has product MGNLSLVTIVVIAANAIISFKGFNDFGFFEKYKFNVGRIKAGEQIRMFSSGFLHADMTHLFFNMFTLYFFADVVVEFLGNLNFIIIYIASLILGNLLSLYFHKDEYHYSAVGASGAVTGILYSAILLQPGMSLYMFFIPIPIPAYIFGIGYLLYSIYGMKKRIGNIGHDAHFGGAIAGYVVTLILFPELFGENLLMVILLSIPIILLFVLHKIGKI; this is encoded by the coding sequence ATGGGTAATTTAAGTTTGGTGACCATTGTCGTTATCGCGGCAAACGCGATTATATCCTTTAAAGGATTTAACGACTTCGGGTTTTTTGAAAAATACAAATTCAATGTTGGTCGTATTAAGGCGGGTGAGCAAATTAGAATGTTCAGTTCTGGATTTTTGCACGCCGACATGACGCATTTGTTTTTCAATATGTTTACCCTTTACTTTTTTGCGGACGTGGTGGTCGAATTTTTGGGAAATCTCAATTTCATTATAATTTACATTGCCAGCCTTATCTTAGGAAATTTGCTTTCGCTTTATTTTCATAAAGATGAATACCACTATAGCGCGGTAGGGGCGAGTGGAGCCGTGACGGGAATCTTATATTCGGCGATTTTATTACAACCCGGCATGAGTCTTTATATGTTTTTTATTCCGATTCCTATCCCGGCATATATCTTCGGAATTGGGTATCTGCTTTATTCTATTTATGGTATGAAAAAGCGCATCGGAAATATTGGTCACGACGCTCACTTTGGTGGTGCCATCGCAGGATATGTAGTTACTTTAATCTTATTTCCTGAACTTTTCGGTGAAAATTTACTTATGGTGATTCTGCTATCAATCCCTATAATACTCTTGTTCGTTCTACATAAGATAGGGAAAATTTAG
- a CDS encoding Peroxiredoxin — MKNLVSLLLICIVFISCKNETENVENRDSYVINGSAPGVYNGVRVYLKSADQRDRFMDLDTAIVMGEKFTFEGTVDSPERLTLHVNSVNGSVPIILENAVIDVRIDKDDITNSEVKGTKANDALFSYAQETRDFMSNGVRLNNEYRTALRENDTAKLNSMAMELQSANKKQLTYPLEFIEKHPDNYFSLILLQDLYSNKQYPITDLETAHNNISAEIKNSYLGKIVDSIHQTRVEESKRLASLEVGNVAPKFSGPTPDGKTISLDGIKGKATIIDFWAAWCGPCRRENPNVVRIYNKYHAKGLEIVGVSLDGNGRQTNPKEAWMKAIKDDNLSWNHISNLNYFNDPVAKLYNITSIPATYILDENGTIVAKNLRGQELEMKIAELLK, encoded by the coding sequence ATGAAGAATTTAGTAAGTCTGCTTTTAATCTGTATTGTATTTATTTCTTGCAAGAATGAAACTGAAAATGTCGAAAATAGAGATTCTTATGTCATAAATGGATCTGCTCCTGGCGTCTATAATGGCGTGAGGGTCTACCTAAAGTCTGCAGACCAAAGAGATAGATTTATGGATTTGGATACCGCGATTGTAATGGGTGAAAAATTCACTTTTGAAGGTACGGTAGATTCACCTGAAAGACTTACGCTTCATGTAAATAGTGTAAACGGAAGTGTTCCCATCATTCTTGAAAATGCCGTTATAGACGTGAGAATCGACAAAGATGACATCACAAATTCTGAAGTAAAAGGAACTAAAGCCAACGATGCGTTATTTAGCTACGCACAAGAAACTCGAGATTTTATGAGCAATGGCGTAAGATTAAATAATGAATATCGAACTGCGCTTAGAGAAAATGATACGGCCAAATTAAATTCTATGGCCATGGAACTTCAATCGGCAAATAAGAAACAGCTAACATATCCTTTAGAATTTATTGAAAAACATCCTGACAATTATTTTTCCTTGATCTTGCTTCAAGATTTGTACAGCAATAAACAATACCCGATAACCGATTTAGAAACTGCACATAATAATATCAGCGCCGAAATCAAAAACTCCTATCTTGGAAAAATCGTTGATTCTATTCACCAGACTAGAGTTGAAGAAAGCAAGCGTTTGGCTTCATTAGAAGTTGGGAACGTTGCACCGAAATTTAGCGGACCAACACCAGATGGAAAAACAATTTCCTTAGATGGAATTAAAGGTAAAGCAACCATAATCGATTTTTGGGCAGCTTGGTGCGGACCATGTAGAAGAGAAAATCCTAATGTAGTTAGGATTTACAATAAATATCATGCTAAAGGTTTAGAGATTGTTGGTGTTTCTTTAGATGGAAATGGAAGACAAACAAACCCGAAAGAAGCTTGGATGAAAGCGATTAAAGACGATAATTTATCTTGGAATCATATTTCTAACCTAAATTATTTTAATGACCCAGTTGCTAAACTTTACAACATTACCTCCATCCCAGCCACTTATATTTTGGATGAAAATGGCACTATTGTAGCTAAAAATCTTCGAGGTCAAGAATTAGAAATGAAGATAGCTGAGTTACTGAAGTAG
- a CDS encoding Relaxase/Mobilisation nuclease domain-containing protein, which yields MIGKGKSISHTKASMSYGWNQEKNAEVVLKEFLHGDSAAEITQEFKMLQDQNYHCTKNTLSFVISPTIKDGKKLDNMKLQDITKQFILEMKLGERQAIAFVHQDKEHKHIHLYVNRIDFRGVAYNDSFIGKRSQLAAKKVAERMELTTVKQVQFEKEFNLRDIRTEIKRRHDLSMTQFKPKAFDAYIKAMETNGVKVVPTINKQNNLQGFRFKFDGHNLKGSEIHRNMSIGNIGKQMGGLGDAKILKGNTVGVKLAGKVVSLTPNLTLKLTKFIIKKVIQQGLSY from the coding sequence ATGATAGGGAAGGGCAAGAGCATATCGCACACCAAGGCATCCATGTCGTACGGATGGAATCAGGAGAAAAATGCAGAAGTCGTACTTAAGGAATTTCTGCATGGGGATTCCGCTGCGGAGATTACCCAAGAATTCAAGATGCTCCAGGACCAAAACTATCATTGCACTAAGAACACCTTGTCATTCGTCATCAGTCCCACAATCAAAGACGGGAAGAAATTGGATAATATGAAATTGCAGGACATAACAAAACAGTTCATTCTTGAAATGAAACTTGGAGAACGACAAGCCATTGCTTTTGTGCATCAGGACAAAGAACATAAACACATCCATTTATATGTCAACAGAATTGATTTTAGAGGTGTTGCTTATAACGATAGCTTTATAGGTAAGAGAAGCCAGTTGGCAGCAAAGAAAGTAGCTGAACGAATGGAATTGACCACCGTAAAACAGGTTCAATTTGAAAAGGAATTCAATCTGAGGGACATTCGAACAGAAATTAAGCGGCGTCATGATTTGAGCATGACACAGTTCAAGCCTAAAGCATTTGATGCTTACATAAAAGCTATGGAAACAAATGGTGTCAAAGTGGTTCCGACGATAAATAAGCAAAACAACTTGCAGGGATTCCGTTTCAAATTTGATGGTCATAACCTAAAAGGCAGTGAAATTCATCGCAATATGTCAATTGGAAATATAGGCAAACAAATGGGAGGACTTGGAGATGCGAAGATTCTGAAAGGAAACACGGTCGGAGTGAAGCTGGCAGGAAAAGTAGTGAGCCTAACACCTAACTTAACTTTAAAACTAACCAAGTTCATTATCAAAAAAGTAATACAACAAGGACTCTCTTATTAA
- a CDS encoding Site-specific recombinase XerD — protein MKISLIERKLPSGKISLIIDYYKGSEISSEGKRKHIRDRENLKLYLFSEPKNAVERKENKQTMVLAKKILSIREAEYYQGKFDLKNTAKGKRRFLDFFSEKVEERSESAKNYGNWTAAFIHLQRCISANTMFDEIDENFVNRVRKYFDKKAHTKSALPLSLNSKYSYFNKFKASLRAAFDEGYLALNYATKVKSFEQAESQREYLTFQELQILVNTECKYEVLKRAFLFSCLSGLRWSDISAMSWSEVRDEDNTSRVNFRQKKTDGVEYLYISNQARELLGERHSSDDRVFTGLKYSAVYNNEIVRWCNRAGISKHITFHSARHTNAVLLLENGADIYTVSKRLGHREIRTTQIYAKIIDTKMKEAANCIPVLNFSIN, from the coding sequence ATGAAAATATCTCTAATTGAAAGGAAATTGCCTAGTGGCAAAATTAGCTTGATAATTGATTACTATAAGGGTTCGGAAATTTCATCGGAAGGAAAGAGAAAACATATACGAGACCGTGAAAATCTAAAATTGTATTTATTTAGTGAACCTAAAAATGCTGTTGAAAGAAAAGAGAATAAACAGACAATGGTATTAGCCAAAAAAATACTGTCGATTAGGGAAGCAGAATATTACCAAGGTAAGTTTGATTTAAAAAATACAGCAAAAGGCAAAAGACGATTTTTGGATTTCTTTAGTGAGAAAGTGGAAGAGAGGTCTGAAAGTGCTAAAAACTATGGCAACTGGACTGCCGCATTCATTCATTTGCAGCGTTGTATTTCGGCGAATACTATGTTTGACGAAATTGATGAAAATTTTGTGAACCGCGTACGTAAATATTTTGACAAGAAAGCGCATACTAAGAGTGCTTTACCGTTATCCCTCAACTCTAAATATTCATACTTCAATAAATTTAAGGCCTCCTTAAGAGCCGCTTTTGATGAAGGTTATTTGGCACTTAACTATGCCACAAAAGTGAAGTCTTTTGAACAAGCAGAAAGCCAAAGAGAGTATCTTACTTTCCAAGAGTTACAAATTTTGGTTAATACTGAATGCAAATATGAAGTCTTAAAACGTGCTTTTTTATTCTCATGTCTATCGGGTTTAAGATGGTCAGATATCAGTGCGATGAGTTGGTCTGAAGTGCGAGATGAGGATAACACGAGCCGTGTCAACTTTAGACAAAAGAAAACTGATGGAGTAGAATATCTTTATATCTCGAACCAAGCACGTGAACTGTTAGGCGAACGACACTCATCAGATGATAGGGTATTTACTGGTCTAAAATATTCAGCAGTTTACAACAATGAAATAGTTCGTTGGTGCAATCGGGCAGGAATTTCGAAGCACATAACTTTTCATAGTGCAAGACATACCAACGCAGTTTTGTTATTGGAGAATGGCGCAGATATTTATACGGTTTCCAAACGATTAGGACATAGAGAGATAAGAACTACTCAAATTTATGCTAAAATTATTGATACTAAAATGAAGGAAGCGGCAAACTGTATTCCTGTCTTAAATTTCTCAATCAATTAG
- a CDS encoding DNA binding domain-containing protein, excisionase family, whose product MDNSLILERFNRLEKMLAGQKEVLTFNEACDYTGISRSYLYKLTSSGKIPHSKPNGKMLFFEKRKLVEWLLQNKRKSQDEIEAEAVAYTMNKKPR is encoded by the coding sequence ATGGACAATTCATTGATATTAGAACGATTCAATCGTTTAGAAAAAATGTTAGCAGGTCAAAAAGAAGTCTTGACCTTTAACGAAGCCTGTGATTATACCGGCATATCCCGAAGTTATCTTTACAAACTGACATCTTCAGGAAAAATTCCACATTCTAAACCAAACGGCAAGATGCTTTTTTTTGAGAAGAGAAAACTTGTAGAATGGTTACTTCAGAACAAACGTAAGTCGCAAGATGAGATTGAGGCAGAAGCCGTGGCTTACACCATGAACAAAAAACCACGTTAG
- a CDS encoding KDO2-lipid IV(A) lauroyltransferase has translation MQLLVYVLVYPIIWVISILPFRVLYFFSDFLYFTFYYVVGYRKKVVIENLNLAFPEKSKEEKDKITKQFYQYFCDTIVESLKSLTISDEQIKKRMSFTNLEVVKEIEKNKPIAYICAHYGNWEWIFVLQHYFENRGYAVYKPLRNKYFDRLVKKIRAKHKSYLISTREAYITLLRAKKQDNLASCGFVSDQSPKISNAQYWREFMGVKVPVIVGTEVLAKKLDMAVVFFVVKRVKRGYYETTFQPIAVNPQEFENYKITDRFIELVENEIKKAPQYYLWTHKRWKHRDKVPQEFK, from the coding sequence ATGCAACTTCTGGTTTACGTATTGGTTTATCCTATAATTTGGGTTATTTCCATTCTACCATTTAGAGTTCTCTATTTCTTTTCAGATTTTCTCTATTTCACTTTCTATTATGTCGTTGGATATCGCAAAAAAGTTGTAATTGAAAATTTAAATCTAGCTTTTCCAGAAAAATCTAAGGAAGAAAAGGATAAGATTACTAAGCAATTTTATCAGTATTTCTGTGATACCATTGTAGAATCCTTAAAGTCGCTTACGATTTCAGATGAACAGATCAAGAAGAGAATGTCTTTTACAAATCTTGAAGTCGTTAAAGAAATAGAAAAGAATAAACCGATTGCTTATATCTGTGCCCATTATGGAAACTGGGAATGGATTTTTGTACTTCAACACTACTTTGAAAATCGAGGTTACGCAGTTTACAAACCGTTAAGGAACAAGTATTTTGACCGTTTGGTCAAGAAGATAAGGGCAAAACATAAGAGTTATCTTATTTCTACCCGTGAAGCTTACATCACACTCTTGCGCGCTAAGAAGCAGGATAATCTTGCCAGCTGCGGATTTGTGTCCGACCAATCACCTAAAATCAGTAATGCCCAATATTGGAGAGAATTTATGGGCGTGAAAGTTCCTGTTATTGTCGGAACTGAAGTGCTGGCAAAAAAGTTAGATATGGCAGTGGTATTTTTTGTAGTGAAAAGGGTTAAACGCGGATACTATGAAACAACTTTCCAGCCTATTGCAGTAAATCCGCAAGAATTTGAAAACTACAAAATCACCGACCGATTTATAGAATTAGTAGAAAATGAAATCAAAAAAGCACCACAATATTATCTATGGACACACAAACGCTGGAAACATCGGGATAAGGTGCCTCAGGAGTTCAAATAA